One genomic segment of Ricinus communis isolate WT05 ecotype wild-type chromosome 5, ASM1957865v1, whole genome shotgun sequence includes these proteins:
- the LOC8279093 gene encoding CRM-domain containing factor CFM9, mitochondrial — protein MFAARRFHSHCFKTLSSLLLSNPNRNAMLVKDVTSTKLACINLMQQNVSCEYGFPSFLPLDHPFNNGSCRGMSTSKGRSMRSKVERRMQKESGKTLREIRRAKKLKKKLMTDEERLIYNLKRAKKKVALLLQKLKKYELPELPPPLHDPELFTSEQLQAYKKIGFRNRNYVPVGVRGVFGGVVQNMHLHWKFHETVQVCCDNFPKEKIKEMATMLARLSGGIVINIHNVKTIIMFRGRNYRQPKNLIPINTLTKRKALFKARFEQALESQKLNIKKIEQQLRRMGVNPEDPVAMASIQRVASTFFNAIDKKEGSPYVFQGDKQPVAQPIDDMEHPEPAADSDQEELDRFIAEIEDAADKEWAAEEAAEQEEFGKIRYWNKEDFGGRVRRSEMHRSAASEGEERGAGRWKDAHDRRRNDDRDDDNDDGQWDSDDVEISNDLESETDDSDEVLGVENRSRGVHTKQNGVGRDYNTKGFRRNAEAKFQREVVKEDSKSEYMLSDLDSAASDGEERGARRWKDAHNRRRNDDQDDDGQWDSDDVEIYNDLESETDDSDEVLGVQNRSRGVHRKQNGVGRDYNTKGFRTNAEAKFQREVVKEDSKSEHMLSDLDSAMWESNSEEEESRAEASHSFSTEGHKLEKMSSYLDNQTWESNPEQEYDVRAANAEDPSRRKTTRDDLGSENVFNESEVAVCESDIDEDFGAGGKEEYDYGAGGETEDYRKKQYEMHQVYQKKKTPKKIDEDWDSD, from the exons ATGTTTGCTGCAAGGAGATTTCATAGCCACTGCTTTAAAAcactctcttctcttctcttatCTAATCCCAACAG AAATGCTATGTTAGTTAAAGATGTTACTAGTACAAAGCTCGCTTGTATCAATCTTATGCAACAGAATGTCAGTTGTGAATATGGGTTTCCCTCATTTTTGCCATTGGATCATCCTTTCAATAATGGGTCATGCCGTGGGATGTCTACTTCAAAAGGGAGGAGTATGAGAAGTAAAGTAGAGAGAAGGATGCAAAAAGAGTCTGGTAAAACTCTTAGAGAGATACGGAGAgcaaagaaattgaagaagaaattgatgaCTGACGAGGAGAGACTTATTTACAATCTCAAAAGA GCTAAGAAGAAAGTTGCATTGCTACTACAAAAACTTAAGAAATATGAGTTGCCGGAGCTTCCACCCCCTCTGCATGATCCTGAGCTTTTCACGTCAGAGCAGCTTCAGGCATATAAGAAGATTGGCTtcagaaatagaaattatgtTCCTGTTGGTGTTCGTGGAGTCTTTGGGGGTGTTGTCCAGAATATGCATCTTCACTGGAAGTTTCATGAGACTGTGCAAGTATGCTGTGACAACTTTCccaaagagaaaataaaggaaatggCCACCATGCTAGCAAGACTGAGTGGGGGCATTGTAATTAACATTCATAATGTGAAAACAATTATCATGTTCCGAGGAAGAAACTACCGTCAACCAAAAAATTTGATACCCATTAACACCCTCACAAAAAGGAAG GCATTATTTAAAGCCAGATTTGAGCAAGCTCTTGAATCTCAGaagttaaatattaagaaaatagaacAGCAGCTCCGAAGAATGGGTGTAAACCCTGAGGATCCAGTTGCCATGGCTAGTATCCAGAGAGTGGCTTCCACATTTTTCAATGCTATTGACAAGAAGGAAGGAAGTCCTTATGTCTTCCAAGGGGACAAACAGCCAGTAGCACAGCCCATTGATGACATGGAACATCCAGAACCTGCTGCTGATAGTGACCAGGAGGAGCTGGACAGGTTTATAGCTGAAATAGAGGATGCAGCAGATAAAGAGTGGGCTGCAGAAGAAGCTGCAGAGCAAGAAGAATTTGGCAAGATTAGGTATTGGAACAAAGAAGATTTTGGTGGAAGGGTTAGAAGATCAGAAATGCACAGAAGTGCAGCTTCTGAAGGAGAGGAAAGAGGAGCAGGGCGCTGGAAAGATGCACATGACAGGCGGAGGAATGATGATCGAgatgatgataatgatgatggGCAATGGGATTCTGATGATGTTGAGATTTCTAATGATCTTGAGAGTGAAACTGATGATTCTGATGAAGTTCTTGGTGTTGAAAATAGATCTAGAGGTGTACATACGAAGCAGAATGGGGTGGGCAGGGACTATAATACTAAGGGTTTCAGAAGAAATGCAGAAGCCAAATTTCAAAGGGAGGTGGTTAAAGAAGATTCGAAATCAGAGTATATGTTGAGCGATCTTGACAGTGCAGCTTCTGATGGAGAGGAAAGAGGAGCAAGGCGCTGGAAAGATGCACATAACAGGCGGAGGAATGATGATCAAGATGATGATGGGCAATGGGATTCTGATGATGTTGAGATTTATAATGATCTTGAGAGTGAAACTGATGATTCTGATGAAGTTCTTGGTGTTCAAAATAGATCTAGAGGTGTACATAGGAAGCAGAATGGGGTGGGCAGGGACTATAATACTAAGGGTTTCAGAACAAATGCAGAAGCTAAATTTCAAAGGGAGGTGGTTAAAGAAGATTCGAAATCAGAGCATATGTTGAGCGATCTTGACAGTGCAATGTGGGAGTCAAATTCTGAGGAAGAAGAATCAAGAGCAGAGGCAAGTCACAGTTTCAGCACCGAGGGacataaattagaaaaaatgtCGAGTTACCTAGACAATCAAACGTGGGAATCAAATCCTGAGCAAGAATATGACGTGAGAGCAGCAAATGCTGAAGATCCCTCGAGAAGAAAGACAACTCGAGATGATCTTGGGTCAGAAAATGTGTTTAATGAATCTGAAGTTGCAGTATGCGAATCAGACATTGACGAAGATTTTGGAGCAGGCGGGAAAGAGGAATATGATTATGGAGCTGGAGGGGAAACTGAAGATTACCGCAAGAAGCAATACGAGATGCACCAAGTAtaccaaaaaaagaagacaCCAAAGAAGATAGATGAGGATTGGGATAGCGATTAA
- the LOC8279094 gene encoding uncharacterized protein LOC8279094 isoform X3 — protein MSRLKCILRGLDFKTYIFLFLIIPLGIFGLYLHGQKISYFLRPLWESPPKPFHIVPHYYHENVSMESLCRLHGWGIRESPRRVFDAVLFSNEVDILTIRWNELYPYITQFVLLESNSTFTGLPKSLVFAHNRDKFKFIEPRLTYGTIGGRFREGENPFVEEAYQRVALDQLIRIAGIEDDDLLIMSDVDEIPSAHTINLLRWCDDIPSILHLQLRNYLYSFEFYLDSKSWRASVHRYVAGKTRYAHYRQADDLLSDSGWHCSFCFRYISDFIFKMKAYSHYDRVRFSHFLNPKRVQDVICKGTDLFDMIPEEYTFKEIIGKMGPIPHSYSAVHLPSHLLNNADKYRYLLPGNCQRERG, from the coding sequence ATGTCAAGACTGAAATGTATCCTGCGAGGATTGGATTTCAAGACTTATATATTCTTGTTCCTAATTATTCCATTAGGAATATTTGGATTGTATTTGCATGGCCAGAAGATCTCTTACTTTCTGAGACCATTATGGGAATCTCCTCCGAAGCCTTTTCATATAGTTCCTCATTACTATCATGAGAATGTATCGATGGAATCTCTTTGCAGACTTCATGGATGGGGAATTCGTGAATCTCCGAGACGGGTTTTTGATGCTGTTTTATTCAGCAACGAAGTAGATATTCTTACCATTAGATGGAATGAATTATATCCTTACATAACACAATTTGTTCTCCTTGAATCAAACTCAACATTTACTGGCCTACCCAAATCTTTGGTTTTTGCACATAACCGggacaaatttaaatttatagagcCTCGTCTGACTTATGGGACAATTGGAGGGAGATTTAGGGAAGGTGAAAACCCCTTTGTTGAAGAGGCTTATCAGAGAGTAGCACTGGACCAGCTCATTAGAATAGCTGGTattgaagatgatgatttgTTGATTATGTCTGATGTTGATGAGATTCCTAGTGCTCACACAATTAATCTCTTGAGGTGGTGTGATGACATCCCATCTATTCTTCATCTTCAGTTGAGAAATTACTTGTACTCTTTTGAGTTTTATCTGGATAGCAAGAGCTGGCGTGCTTCAGTTCACAGGTATGTGGCAGGGAAAACTAGATATGCACATTATCGCCAAGCAGACGATCTTTTGTCAGATTCAGGTTGGCACTGTAGCTTTTGCTTTCGCTACATAagtgattttatatttaagatgAAAGCTTATAGCCATTATGATCGGGTGAGGTTTTCTCATTTCTTGAATCCAAAAAGAGTTCAGGATGTCATTTGTAAAGGTACTGATCTATTTGATATGATTCCCGAAGAATACACATTCAAAGAGATCATAGGGAAGATGGGTCCAATTCCTCATTCTTATTCAGCAGTTCATCTTCCTTCACATTTACTGAATAATGCTGATAAGTACAGATATCTCTTGCCTGGTAACTGTCAGCGAGAACGTGGCTGA
- the LOC8279094 gene encoding uncharacterized protein LOC8279094 isoform X1: MSDGYYSSKKTDDICEEVCGQQSSRAALSMSRLKCILRGLDFKTYIFLFLIIPLGIFGLYLHGQKISYFLRPLWESPPKPFHIVPHYYHENVSMESLCRLHGWGIRESPRRVFDAVLFSNEVDILTIRWNELYPYITQFVLLESNSTFTGLPKSLVFAHNRDKFKFIEPRLTYGTIGGRFREGENPFVEEAYQRVALDQLIRIAGIEDDDLLIMSDVDEIPSAHTINLLRWCDDIPSILHLQLRNYLYSFEFYLDSKSWRASVHRYVAGKTRYAHYRQADDLLSDSGWHCSFCFRYISDFIFKMKAYSHYDRVRFSHFLNPKRVQDVICKGTDLFDMIPEEYTFKEIIGKMGPIPHSYSAVHLPSHLLNNADKYRYLLPGNCQRERG, encoded by the exons ATGTCTGACGGGTATTATAGTTCCAAGAAAACTGATGATATATGTGAAGAAGTTTGTGGCCAG CAGTCCTCTCGTGCAGCTTTGAGCATGTCAAGACTGAAATGTATCCTGCGAGGATTGGATTTCAAGACTTATATATTCTTGTTCCTAATTATTCCATTAGGAATATTTGGATTGTATTTGCATGGCCAGAAGATCTCTTACTTTCTGAGACCATTATGGGAATCTCCTCCGAAGCCTTTTCATATAGTTCCTCATTACTATCATGAGAATGTATCGATGGAATCTCTTTGCAGACTTCATGGATGGGGAATTCGTGAATCTCCGAGACGGGTTTTTGATGCTGTTTTATTCAGCAACGAAGTAGATATTCTTACCATTAGATGGAATGAATTATATCCTTACATAACACAATTTGTTCTCCTTGAATCAAACTCAACATTTACTGGCCTACCCAAATCTTTGGTTTTTGCACATAACCGggacaaatttaaatttatagagcCTCGTCTGACTTATGGGACAATTGGAGGGAGATTTAGGGAAGGTGAAAACCCCTTTGTTGAAGAGGCTTATCAGAGAGTAGCACTGGACCAGCTCATTAGAATAGCTGGTattgaagatgatgatttgTTGATTATGTCTGATGTTGATGAGATTCCTAGTGCTCACACAATTAATCTCTTGAGGTGGTGTGATGACATCCCATCTATTCTTCATCTTCAGTTGAGAAATTACTTGTACTCTTTTGAGTTTTATCTGGATAGCAAGAGCTGGCGTGCTTCAGTTCACAGGTATGTGGCAGGGAAAACTAGATATGCACATTATCGCCAAGCAGACGATCTTTTGTCAGATTCAGGTTGGCACTGTAGCTTTTGCTTTCGCTACATAagtgattttatatttaagatgAAAGCTTATAGCCATTATGATCGGGTGAGGTTTTCTCATTTCTTGAATCCAAAAAGAGTTCAGGATGTCATTTGTAAAGGTACTGATCTATTTGATATGATTCCCGAAGAATACACATTCAAAGAGATCATAGGGAAGATGGGTCCAATTCCTCATTCTTATTCAGCAGTTCATCTTCCTTCACATTTACTGAATAATGCTGATAAGTACAGATATCTCTTGCCTGGTAACTGTCAGCGAGAACGTGGCTGA
- the LOC8279094 gene encoding uncharacterized protein LOC8279094 isoform X2, giving the protein MSDGYYSSKKTDDICEEVCGQSSRAALSMSRLKCILRGLDFKTYIFLFLIIPLGIFGLYLHGQKISYFLRPLWESPPKPFHIVPHYYHENVSMESLCRLHGWGIRESPRRVFDAVLFSNEVDILTIRWNELYPYITQFVLLESNSTFTGLPKSLVFAHNRDKFKFIEPRLTYGTIGGRFREGENPFVEEAYQRVALDQLIRIAGIEDDDLLIMSDVDEIPSAHTINLLRWCDDIPSILHLQLRNYLYSFEFYLDSKSWRASVHRYVAGKTRYAHYRQADDLLSDSGWHCSFCFRYISDFIFKMKAYSHYDRVRFSHFLNPKRVQDVICKGTDLFDMIPEEYTFKEIIGKMGPIPHSYSAVHLPSHLLNNADKYRYLLPGNCQRERG; this is encoded by the exons ATGTCTGACGGGTATTATAGTTCCAAGAAAACTGATGATATATGTGAAGAAGTTTGTGGCCAG TCCTCTCGTGCAGCTTTGAGCATGTCAAGACTGAAATGTATCCTGCGAGGATTGGATTTCAAGACTTATATATTCTTGTTCCTAATTATTCCATTAGGAATATTTGGATTGTATTTGCATGGCCAGAAGATCTCTTACTTTCTGAGACCATTATGGGAATCTCCTCCGAAGCCTTTTCATATAGTTCCTCATTACTATCATGAGAATGTATCGATGGAATCTCTTTGCAGACTTCATGGATGGGGAATTCGTGAATCTCCGAGACGGGTTTTTGATGCTGTTTTATTCAGCAACGAAGTAGATATTCTTACCATTAGATGGAATGAATTATATCCTTACATAACACAATTTGTTCTCCTTGAATCAAACTCAACATTTACTGGCCTACCCAAATCTTTGGTTTTTGCACATAACCGggacaaatttaaatttatagagcCTCGTCTGACTTATGGGACAATTGGAGGGAGATTTAGGGAAGGTGAAAACCCCTTTGTTGAAGAGGCTTATCAGAGAGTAGCACTGGACCAGCTCATTAGAATAGCTGGTattgaagatgatgatttgTTGATTATGTCTGATGTTGATGAGATTCCTAGTGCTCACACAATTAATCTCTTGAGGTGGTGTGATGACATCCCATCTATTCTTCATCTTCAGTTGAGAAATTACTTGTACTCTTTTGAGTTTTATCTGGATAGCAAGAGCTGGCGTGCTTCAGTTCACAGGTATGTGGCAGGGAAAACTAGATATGCACATTATCGCCAAGCAGACGATCTTTTGTCAGATTCAGGTTGGCACTGTAGCTTTTGCTTTCGCTACATAagtgattttatatttaagatgAAAGCTTATAGCCATTATGATCGGGTGAGGTTTTCTCATTTCTTGAATCCAAAAAGAGTTCAGGATGTCATTTGTAAAGGTACTGATCTATTTGATATGATTCCCGAAGAATACACATTCAAAGAGATCATAGGGAAGATGGGTCCAATTCCTCATTCTTATTCAGCAGTTCATCTTCCTTCACATTTACTGAATAATGCTGATAAGTACAGATATCTCTTGCCTGGTAACTGTCAGCGAGAACGTGGCTGA